From the genome of Streptomyces sp. NBC_01304:
CGTCGGGTCGCCGAGGTCGATGACCCCGTCGGCGCCGATGGTGAAGCTGCCGAGGTCGCCCGCCTTGAAGCTCTCGCCCTCCTGTCCGGTGATCCGCCCGGAGGACAGCGCGACGGCGGTGTGCGCGGCGAGCGCGCCGAGCTTGGCCGGGTCCCAGAGTTCGAAGGCGTCGACCGTGCCGTTCTTGACGTACTGGCGCATGTCGTTGGGGGTGCCGAGGCCCGTCAGCTTGACCTTGCCCTTGTATTTGGAGCCGGACAGGTACTGGGCGGCGGCCTTGATGCCGACGGTGGTCGGGGAGATGATCCCGGCCAGCTTGGGGTGTTCCTGGAGCAGGCCCTGGGTCTGCTGGAAGGACTGCTGGGCGTCGTCGTTGCCGTACGCCGTCTTGACCAGCTTCATGTCCTTGTACTTGGGGTCCTTGAGTTCGTCCTTCATGAACTCGATCCAGGTGTTCTGGTTGGTGGCGGTCTGCGCGGCGGACAGGATCGCGATGTCGCCCTTGTAGTCGAGCTGCTTGCCCAGGAGCTCGACCTGGCTGCGGCCGATGGCCTCGGCGCTCGCCTGGGAGATGAAGGCGTCGCGGCAGCCGGGCTTGGTGTCGGAGTCGTACGTGACGACCTTGATGCCGTTCTTCATCGCCTGCTTGAGCGCGGTGCACAGGGCGCCGGGGTCCTGGGCGGAGACGGCCATGGCGTCGACCTGCTGTTGGGTGAGCGTATTGACGTAACTGACCTGCCCTGCGGTGTCGGTGGCGCTGTTGGGGCCGACCTCCTTGAAGGAGGAGCCCAGTTCCTTCAGGGCCTGCTCGCCGCCCTTGTCGGCGACGGTGAAGTAGGGGTTGTTGACCTGCTTGGGCAGGTAGGCGACGGTGAGGCCCTTCTTGAGAGCGGCGTTCGGGTCGGCCTTGGCGTGCGACGCCTTGGGGCCGCCGTCGTCGTCCTTGGTCGAGTCCTTGGTGGTGCCGCCGCAGGCCGTCGCGGTCAGGGCGAGCGAGGTGACGGCGGCCAGCGCCACGGCCGCCTGGCGGATTTTGGGAGTGAACATCGCGGGTGGGTCCCTTCAGGAGCCTTCAGGAGGTGCGCGGGAGGGCGGAATCGGAGGCGGTGGCGGTGGCTGTGCCGGTGGTGGTGGCTCTGCGGCCGGCCCGTGCCGTGGCGATCTGGCGTGCGACGCGCGGGCCGAGCACGGAGACGACGAGCAGGACGCCGGTGACGACGATCTGCGACTGTGCGGAGACGTTGAGCAGGCTCATCACGTTCTGCAGCGCGCCGAGCAGGAAGACTCCGGCGATCGCGCCGCCGAGGGTGCCTTTGCCGCCGTCGAAGTCGATGCCGCCGAGCAACACCGCGGCGACGACGGAGAGTTCGAGCCCGGTGGCGTTGTCGTAGCGGGCGCTGGCGTAGTGCAGGGCCCAGAAGATCCCGGTGGCCGACGCCATCAGTCCGGTGGCGGTGAAGAGCCAGAGCTTCTGCCGCTTGACCCGTACGCCGGCGAAGCGGGCCGCCTCCTCGTTGGCGCCGACCGCGAAGAGCGCACGCCCGAACGGCGTGGCGTGCAGGGCGATGACGGCGACGGCGAGCAGCGCCAGGAAGGGCAGCAGGGCGTACGGGATGAACGTGTCGCCGATGCGGCCCGAGGCGAAGTCGAGGTACTGGAAGGGGAAGTCGGTGACCGCGTCCGAGCCGAGGACGATCTGGGCAATGCCCCGGTAGGCGGCCATCGTGCCGATGGTGACGGCGAGGGACGGCAGCCCGAGCCGGGTCACCAGGAGGCCGTTGACAAGACCGCAGACCACACCCAGCAGAAGACAGAGCGGAATGATCGTCTCGATCGCCATGCCCGCGTTCCACAGGGCGCCCATCACCGCGCCCGAGAGTCCGGCGGTGGAGGCGACCGAGAGGTCGATCTCGCCGGACACCACGAGCAGGGTCATGGGCAGGGCGATCAGCGCGATCGGCAGTGTATTGCCGATCAGGAAGGACAGGTTGAGGGCGTTGCCGAACCCGTCCACGAAGGAGAAGGACAGCAGGAGCAGGACGAGCAGGAGGGCGCCGACGACGGTGTCCCAGCGGACGGCGCGCAGCAGTGGCGTGTCAGCCATCGAGACCACTCCTTGAGTCGGCTGTCTTGACCGCGGACCGGTTCGCCGCGGCCCTCTTCTTGAGGGACAGGGCCACGCGGACGGCCACGATCCGGTCGACGGCGATGGCGAGGACAAGCAGCACGCCGTTGATGGCGAGGACCCAGACGGAGCTGACGCCGAGGGCGGGCAGCACGCTGTTGATCGAGGTGAGCAGCAGGGCGCCGAGGGCCGCGCCGTAGACGCTGCCGGAGCCGCCGGTGAAGGCGACGCCGCCGACCACGACGGCGCTGACGACGGTGAGTTCATAGCCGTTGCCGGTGGAGCTGTCGACGTTGCCGAAGCGTGCCAGGTACAGCGCTCCGGCGAGTCCGGCGAGCGCGCCGCACGCCGTGTACGCGGCGAGGATCCGCCTGCGTACGGGGATACCGGCGAGGCGCGCCGCCTCCGGGTTGGAGCCGAGCGCGTACAACTCGCGGCCGCCGCCGAAGTGCCGCAGGTAGTAGGCGGTCGCGAGCAGGACGGCGAGGGCGATCAGCGCGAGGTAGGGGACGGCGGAGATGCCGCCGGAGCCGAAGTCGACGAAGCCGCCGGGCAGGTCGGACGCCGTGATCTGGCGCGAGCCCACCCAGATCGAGTCGATGCCCCGGATGATGTAGAGGGTGCCCAGGGTGACGACGAGGGCGGGCACCTGGCCGAGGCTGACCAGGGCGCCGTTCAGGAGTCCGCAGCCGACGCCGAGTACGACGGCGAGCAGGATCGCGACCGCTGAACTGCCGCCGCCTTGCAGGTGGTTGCCCGCCGCGAAGGCGCTGATGCCGAGCGTGGAGCCGACGGACAGGTCGACGTTGCGGGTGATGACCACCAGCGCCTGGCCGACCGCGACGAGGACCAGGATCGTCGCGTTCAGGAGCAGGTCCTTGATGCCCTGCTCGGAAAGGAACTCGCTGTTCCCGGCCTGGGTGATCGCGATCATCACCAGGAACACCAGCAGGATGGCGAGTTCACGGAGCTTGAAGACGCGGTCCACGAGCCGGGTCGCGCCGGACTTCGCCGGGTCGACCGCGGGGACGGCGGCGTGCTCGGTGACGGTCATGCCGCCCTCCCGGTGGCCGCCGCCATGACGGACTCCTCGGTGGCGTCCGCGCGCGCCAGTTCGGCGGTGAGGCGTCCCTCGTGCATGACGAGGACGCGGTCGGCCATGCCGAGGATCTCCGGCAGGTCGGAGGAGATCATCAGGACGGCGACGCCGTCGGCGGCGAGTTCGGAGAGCAGCCGGTGCACCTCGGCCTTGGTGCCGACGTCGATGCCGCGGGTGGGCTCGTCGACGATCAGCACCCGGGGCCCGGTGGCGAGCCATTTGGCGAGCACGACCTTCTGCTGGTTGCCGCCCGACAGGGTGCCCACGGCGTCCGCGAGGCGCGCGTACTTGACCCGCAGTCGTAC
Proteins encoded in this window:
- a CDS encoding ABC transporter permease produces the protein MTVTEHAAVPAVDPAKSGATRLVDRVFKLRELAILLVFLVMIAITQAGNSEFLSEQGIKDLLLNATILVLVAVGQALVVITRNVDLSVGSTLGISAFAAGNHLQGGGSSAVAILLAVVLGVGCGLLNGALVSLGQVPALVVTLGTLYIIRGIDSIWVGSRQITASDLPGGFVDFGSGGISAVPYLALIALAVLLATAYYLRHFGGGRELYALGSNPEAARLAGIPVRRRILAAYTACGALAGLAGALYLARFGNVDSSTGNGYELTVVSAVVVGGVAFTGGSGSVYGAALGALLLTSINSVLPALGVSSVWVLAINGVLLVLAIAVDRIVAVRVALSLKKRAAANRSAVKTADSRSGLDG
- the rhaS gene encoding rhamnose ABC transporter substrate-binding protein translates to MFTPKIRQAAVALAAVTSLALTATACGGTTKDSTKDDDGGPKASHAKADPNAALKKGLTVAYLPKQVNNPYFTVADKGGEQALKELGSSFKEVGPNSATDTAGQVSYVNTLTQQQVDAMAVSAQDPGALCTALKQAMKNGIKVVTYDSDTKPGCRDAFISQASAEAIGRSQVELLGKQLDYKGDIAILSAAQTATNQNTWIEFMKDELKDPKYKDMKLVKTAYGNDDAQQSFQQTQGLLQEHPKLAGIISPTTVGIKAAAQYLSGSKYKGKVKLTGLGTPNDMRQYVKNGTVDAFELWDPAKLGALAAHTAVALSSGRITGQEGESFKAGDLGSFTIGADGVIDLGDPTVFDKKNIDQFEF
- a CDS encoding ABC transporter permease is translated as MADTPLLRAVRWDTVVGALLLVLLLLSFSFVDGFGNALNLSFLIGNTLPIALIALPMTLLVVSGEIDLSVASTAGLSGAVMGALWNAGMAIETIIPLCLLLGVVCGLVNGLLVTRLGLPSLAVTIGTMAAYRGIAQIVLGSDAVTDFPFQYLDFASGRIGDTFIPYALLPFLALLAVAVIALHATPFGRALFAVGANEEAARFAGVRVKRQKLWLFTATGLMASATGIFWALHYASARYDNATGLELSVVAAVLLGGIDFDGGKGTLGGAIAGVFLLGALQNVMSLLNVSAQSQIVVTGVLLVVSVLGPRVARQIATARAGRRATTTGTATATASDSALPRTS